One Massilia sp. 9096 genomic window carries:
- a CDS encoding PAS domain-containing protein: MSDQPDGPALFVAGDTESRVHARDWTGSVLGAAAGWPDALHHALRATFDAAAPAFLAWGPDLVLFYNDACAALLGDAHPRALGAALAPDEPAPVLAGLGACARRAFAGAPVREALLADGVTLTGQGVRALDGRLCGVSGTLQVSVDGAAALRAVADSMPQMVWSTLPDGYHDYYNQGWYDFTGMIEGETDGERWNGMFHPDDRDAAWARWRHSLSSGEPYEIEYRLRHRSGEYRWVLGRALPVRDAAGRIVRWVGTCTDIHAQKMAEEDLLQARLRQEAALVAADIGAWTYDLQRDRVYADPNLAAMFAVSERDAAGGSLAAYLAAIHPVDLAATRACIDRAVARGDGYECSYRLRRQGVDAAAYGPWRHVLARGKVTFDAAGAPAWLPGVVLDVSRQKAAEEALVEAEARFRRLEASNVVGMMRYRTDGAIVDANQAFLDIIGYTRADLDAGLLHSRNLTPPEWRDATARAMEQLRRFGRMDNFIKEYWRRDGSRASVQMGSVTVDAAGGEGLAVVIDISPIRDAQKALQESETRFRALADNIPQLAWMADPDGTRTWYNNRWIEYIGMPAGPAAARDWDWREAHHPQHLERAAAGYLDHVRRGVVWEDTFPLRGRDGAYRWFLTRAVPIRDEAGAIVRWFGTNTDVTDQREAENALREADRRKDEFLAMLAHELRNPLAPITAAADFLGLGRPDENRVRQVTAVIGRQARHMTGLIDDLLDVSRVTRGLVALEREPVLLGGAVAEAVEQVRPLVEAKRHRFELALADAGLLVSGDRKRLVQIFANLIGNAAKYTPQGGSISVHAAQLPGGRVAVSVGDDGIGMSPELLASAFELFAQGERSSDRSQGGLGIGLALVKSLVELHEGSVRAESAGSGQGSRFTVTLPVLDSAPAPAPGAGVAETPATPLKVLEVLIVDDNVDAAQLLALYLEALGHRVSLSHTPSAALAAVQIRRPDLCVLDIGLPECDGYELARRLRVLPGLARVPMVALSGYGQPQDRERAEAAGFARHFVKPVQAADMLELLHQVAQGAA, translated from the coding sequence ATGAGCGATCAACCCGACGGGCCGGCGCTCTTCGTGGCCGGCGATACCGAATCCCGCGTGCATGCACGCGACTGGACCGGCAGTGTACTCGGCGCCGCCGCCGGCTGGCCCGACGCGCTGCACCATGCGCTGCGCGCGACCTTCGACGCCGCCGCACCCGCCTTCCTGGCCTGGGGTCCCGACCTCGTCCTGTTCTACAACGACGCCTGCGCCGCGCTGCTGGGCGACGCCCATCCGCGCGCGCTGGGGGCGGCGCTCGCGCCGGACGAACCTGCGCCTGTGCTGGCGGGCCTGGGCGCATGCGCGCGCCGCGCGTTCGCGGGCGCGCCCGTGCGCGAGGCCTTGCTGGCGGATGGCGTGACGCTGACCGGCCAGGGCGTGCGCGCGCTGGACGGCCGTCTCTGCGGCGTCAGCGGGACCTTGCAGGTGTCGGTCGACGGCGCCGCGGCCTTGCGCGCGGTGGCCGACAGCATGCCGCAGATGGTGTGGTCGACACTGCCCGACGGCTACCACGACTACTACAACCAAGGCTGGTACGACTTCACCGGCATGATTGAAGGCGAGACCGACGGCGAGCGTTGGAACGGCATGTTCCACCCGGACGACCGCGACGCGGCCTGGGCGCGCTGGCGCCATTCGCTCTCGAGCGGCGAACCGTACGAGATCGAATACCGGCTGCGCCATCGCAGCGGCGAATACCGCTGGGTGCTGGGACGCGCGCTGCCGGTGCGTGACGCGGCCGGGCGCATCGTGCGCTGGGTGGGCACCTGCACCGACATCCATGCGCAGAAGATGGCCGAGGAAGACTTGCTGCAGGCGCGCCTGCGCCAGGAGGCGGCGCTGGTGGCCGCCGACATCGGCGCCTGGACCTACGACCTGCAGCGCGACCGCGTGTACGCCGATCCGAACCTGGCGGCGATGTTCGCGGTGTCGGAGCGCGACGCGGCCGGCGGCTCGCTCGCGGCCTACCTGGCGGCGATCCACCCCGTCGACCTGGCCGCGACCCGCGCCTGCATCGACCGCGCGGTGGCACGCGGCGACGGCTACGAATGCAGCTACCGCCTGCGCCGCCAGGGCGTGGACGCCGCCGCCTACGGTCCCTGGCGCCACGTGCTGGCGCGCGGCAAGGTGACTTTCGACGCGGCCGGCGCGCCGGCCTGGCTGCCGGGCGTGGTGCTCGACGTCAGCCGCCAGAAGGCCGCCGAGGAAGCCCTGGTCGAGGCCGAGGCGCGCTTCCGGCGCCTGGAAGCCTCGAACGTGGTCGGCATGATGCGCTACCGGACCGACGGCGCGATCGTCGACGCCAACCAGGCGTTCCTCGACATCATCGGCTACACCCGCGCCGACCTGGACGCCGGCCTGCTCCATTCGCGCAACCTGACCCCGCCGGAATGGCGCGACGCCACCGCGCGGGCGATGGAGCAGTTGCGGCGCTTCGGCCGCATGGACAATTTCATCAAGGAGTACTGGCGCCGCGACGGCAGCCGCGCCAGCGTGCAGATGGGTTCCGTGACGGTCGATGCGGCCGGCGGCGAAGGGCTGGCGGTCGTGATCGACATTTCGCCGATCCGCGACGCCCAGAAGGCGCTGCAGGAAAGCGAGACGCGTTTCCGTGCACTGGCCGACAACATCCCGCAGCTGGCCTGGATGGCCGATCCGGACGGCACGCGCACCTGGTACAACAACCGCTGGATCGAGTACATCGGCATGCCGGCCGGGCCGGCGGCGGCCAGGGACTGGGACTGGCGCGAGGCGCACCATCCGCAGCACCTGGAACGCGCCGCCGCCGGCTACCTCGACCACGTGCGCCGCGGCGTGGTGTGGGAAGACACTTTCCCGCTGCGCGGGCGCGACGGCGCTTACCGCTGGTTCCTGACGCGCGCGGTGCCGATCCGCGACGAAGCCGGCGCGATCGTGCGCTGGTTCGGCACCAACACCGACGTCACCGACCAGCGCGAAGCCGAGAACGCGCTGCGCGAAGCCGACCGCCGCAAGGACGAGTTCCTGGCGATGCTGGCGCACGAGCTGCGCAACCCGCTCGCGCCGATCACGGCAGCCGCCGACTTCCTCGGCCTCGGGCGGCCGGACGAGAACCGCGTGCGCCAGGTGACCGCGGTCATCGGGCGCCAGGCGCGCCACATGACCGGCCTGATCGACGACCTGCTCGACGTCTCGCGCGTCACGCGCGGGCTGGTCGCGCTCGAACGCGAACCGGTGCTGCTTGGCGGCGCGGTCGCCGAAGCGGTCGAGCAGGTGCGCCCGCTGGTCGAAGCCAAGCGCCACCGCTTCGAGCTGGCGCTGGCGGACGCCGGGCTGCTGGTGAGCGGTGACCGCAAGCGCCTGGTACAGATCTTCGCCAACCTGATCGGCAACGCCGCCAAGTACACCCCGCAGGGCGGCAGCATCAGCGTGCACGCGGCGCAGCTGCCCGGCGGGCGGGTCGCCGTGAGCGTCGGCGACGACGGCATCGGCATGTCGCCGGAACTGTTGGCCAGCGCGTTCGAGCTGTTCGCGCAGGGCGAGCGCAGCAGCGACCGCTCGCAGGGCGGCCTGGGCATCGGCCTGGCGCTGGTCAAGAGCCTGGTCGAGCTGCACGAGGGCAGCGTGCGCGCCGAGAGCGCCGGGAGCGGGCAGGGCAGCCGCTTCACGGTGACGCTGCCGGTTCTTGATTCAGCGCCTGCGCCGGCGCCCGGCGCCGGTGTGGCCGAGACCCCGGCAACGCCGCTGAAGGTGCTGGAGGTGCTGATCGTGGACGACAACGTCGACGCCGCCCAGCTGCTGGCGCTGTACCTCGAGGCCCTCGGGCACCGCGTGTCCTTGTCGCACACCCCGAGCGCCGCACTGGCGGCGGTGCAGATACGCCGGCCCGACCTGTGCGTGCTCGACATCGGCCTGCCCGAGTGCGACGGCTACGAGCTGGCGCGGCGCCTGCGCGTACTGCCGGGCCTGGCGCGCGTGCCGATGGTGGCGCTCAGCGGCTATGGTCAGCCACAGGACCGCGAACGCGCCGAGGCGGCTGGCTTCGCGCGCCACTTCGTCAAGCCGGTGCAGGCGGCCGACATGCTCGAGCTGTTGCACCAGGTGGCGCAGGGCGCAGCGTGA
- the paoC gene encoding aldehyde oxidoreductase molybdenum-binding subunit PaoC: protein MKFDTPAGTNPIDQLKVVGHPTDRIDGPYKTTGTATYAYEQHKAAPNAAVGYIVGASIASGTIKRIDTAAAKKAPGVLAIVTYENAGKIGKGDKNTARLLAGPKVEHYHQAVAVVVAETFEQARAAAALVKVDYDKRNGVYDLDAAMNAAGPAGKEKDKPKTAIGDFEGAFASAPVKLDATYKTPDQTHAMMEPHASLAIWEGDKLTLYTSNQMINWGKKDLAKTLGIPEDNVRMISPYIGGGFGGKLFLRSEAVMAALGARAAGRPVKVTLQRALMMNNTTHRPATIQRVRIGATREGRIQAIAHESWSGDLPDGQPETAVNQTRLFYAGANRFTQMRLAVLDLPEGNAMRAPGEAPGLMALEIAMDELAEKLKMDPVTLRIVNDTSTDPEKPGRKFSQRRFVDTLKIGADKFGWNKRNPKPGQVREGRWLIGYGVAGAFRNNMNMKSAARVRLERDGTVTVETDMTDIGTGSYTIIAQTAAEMLGVPLAKVNVRLGDSDFPVSAGSGGQWGGNSSTAGVYAACVKLRENIAGKLGLDATNAQFVDGSVRAGGKSVPLAQAARDDVVVGEDTMEYGDLDKKFQQSTFGAHFVEVAVDAATAEVRVRRMLAVCSSGRILNPKSARSQVIGAMTMGVGAALMEELVVDKRIGYFANHDLALYEVPVHLDIPHQDVIFLDGDDPMSSPMKAKGVGELGICGVAAAVANAIYNATGVRVRDYPVTLDKLLPGMPQYA, encoded by the coding sequence ATGAAATTCGATACGCCTGCCGGCACCAATCCGATCGACCAGCTGAAGGTCGTCGGCCATCCCACCGACCGCATCGACGGTCCCTATAAAACCACCGGCACCGCCACCTACGCCTACGAGCAGCACAAGGCCGCCCCCAACGCGGCGGTCGGCTACATCGTCGGCGCCAGCATCGCGTCCGGCACCATCAAGCGCATCGACACCGCCGCCGCCAAAAAAGCGCCGGGTGTGCTGGCCATCGTCACGTACGAGAACGCCGGCAAGATCGGCAAGGGCGACAAGAACACGGCGCGGCTGCTGGCCGGACCCAAGGTCGAGCACTACCACCAGGCCGTGGCCGTGGTCGTGGCCGAAACCTTCGAGCAGGCGCGCGCCGCGGCCGCGCTGGTCAAGGTCGACTACGACAAGCGCAACGGCGTGTACGACCTGGACGCGGCGATGAACGCGGCCGGCCCCGCCGGCAAGGAAAAGGACAAGCCCAAGACCGCGATCGGCGACTTCGAAGGCGCTTTCGCCAGCGCCCCGGTCAAGCTGGACGCGACCTACAAGACGCCCGACCAGACCCACGCGATGATGGAGCCGCATGCCTCGCTGGCGATCTGGGAAGGCGACAAGCTGACGCTGTACACCTCGAACCAGATGATCAACTGGGGCAAGAAGGACCTGGCCAAGACGCTCGGCATCCCCGAGGACAACGTGCGCATGATCTCGCCCTACATCGGCGGCGGCTTCGGCGGCAAGCTGTTCCTGCGCTCGGAAGCGGTGATGGCGGCGCTGGGCGCGCGCGCGGCCGGCCGTCCGGTCAAGGTGACGCTGCAGCGCGCGCTGATGATGAACAACACGACGCACCGCCCGGCCACGATCCAGCGCGTCCGCATCGGCGCCACGCGCGAGGGCCGCATCCAGGCGATCGCCCACGAAAGCTGGTCGGGCGACCTGCCGGACGGCCAGCCCGAGACCGCGGTCAACCAGACCCGCCTGTTCTACGCCGGCGCCAACCGCTTCACCCAGATGCGCCTGGCCGTGCTCGACCTCCCCGAGGGCAACGCGATGCGCGCCCCGGGCGAGGCCCCGGGCCTGATGGCGCTCGAGATCGCGATGGACGAGCTGGCCGAAAAGCTCAAGATGGACCCGGTCACGCTGCGCATCGTGAACGACACCTCGACCGATCCGGAAAAACCGGGCCGCAAGTTCTCGCAGCGCCGCTTCGTCGACACGCTCAAGATCGGCGCCGACAAGTTCGGCTGGAACAAGCGCAATCCGAAGCCGGGCCAGGTGCGCGAGGGCCGCTGGCTGATCGGCTACGGCGTGGCGGGCGCCTTCCGCAACAACATGAACATGAAGTCGGCGGCGCGCGTGCGCCTCGAGCGCGACGGCACCGTCACGGTCGAAACCGACATGACCGATATCGGCACCGGCAGCTACACCATCATCGCCCAGACCGCGGCCGAGATGCTGGGCGTGCCGCTGGCCAAGGTCAACGTGCGCCTGGGCGACTCGGATTTCCCGGTGTCGGCCGGATCGGGTGGCCAGTGGGGCGGCAACAGCTCGACCGCCGGCGTGTACGCGGCCTGCGTCAAGCTGCGCGAGAACATCGCCGGCAAGCTGGGGCTGGATGCGACCAACGCCCAGTTCGTCGACGGCAGCGTGCGCGCGGGCGGCAAGTCGGTGCCGCTGGCCCAGGCCGCGCGTGACGACGTCGTGGTCGGCGAGGACACGATGGAGTACGGCGACCTCGACAAGAAGTTCCAGCAGTCGACCTTCGGCGCCCACTTCGTCGAGGTGGCGGTCGACGCCGCCACCGCCGAAGTGCGCGTGCGGCGCATGCTGGCGGTATGCTCGTCGGGCCGGATCCTGAACCCGAAGTCGGCGCGCAGCCAGGTGATCGGCGCGATGACGATGGGCGTGGGCGCGGCGCTGATGGAAGAGCTGGTGGTCGACAAGCGCATCGGCTACTTCGCCAACCACGACCTGGCGCTGTACGAAGTGCCGGTGCACCTCGACATCCCGCACCAGGACGTTATCTTCCTCGACGGCGACGACCCGATGTCCTCGCCGATGAAGGCCAAGGGCGTCGGCGAGCTGGGCATCTGCGGCGTGGCGGCGGCGGTGGCGAACGCGATCTACAACGCCACCGGCGTGCGCGTGCGCGACTATCCGGTCACGCTCGACAAGCTGCTGCCGGGCATGCCGCAGTACGCCTGA
- a CDS encoding HlyD family secretion protein, protein MSDPSSEQQDQDQDKKPAAKDKDKDKDKDADQKGQDGKKDDDKKDDDKKDDGPSPEKKRKVRIILIAVAAVLALIGLAFFIWHELVGKYHESTDDAYIQADAVTIAPKVGGYVEEVLVSENQDVQQGQPLVRIDPRDYRAQTEQFEAQIAIAKANADTVRAQIAEQESAVAEARAQLAAAQANASYAAGEAQRYAPLVAIGAETAEQLATRRNQAKQSADQVKTARAALASAEKRINTLHAQVRQAEAQGGTAAAQLKAAEVNLQSTTLTASIAGRIGDSTVRVGQFVQPGARLMTLVPVGRLYIEANFKETQIGLMRVGQPAQIKVDALPGAKLRGHVQSVAPGTGAQFSLLPPQNATGNFTKIVQRVPVRIALEADPDVRAILVPGLSVKVEVETKAAKDAVDDLKDRQKDESKQIKKGGEQQQKDQENRQPDAQQRQQIEQQRARRQAQGGQ, encoded by the coding sequence ATGAGCGACCCGTCAAGCGAACAACAAGACCAGGACCAGGACAAGAAGCCTGCCGCCAAAGACAAGGACAAGGACAAGGACAAGGACGCCGACCAGAAGGGCCAGGACGGCAAGAAGGACGACGACAAGAAGGACGACGACAAGAAGGACGATGGTCCCTCGCCCGAGAAGAAGCGCAAGGTGCGCATCATCCTGATCGCGGTCGCCGCCGTGCTGGCGCTGATCGGCCTGGCCTTCTTCATCTGGCATGAGTTGGTGGGCAAGTACCACGAATCGACCGACGACGCCTATATCCAGGCCGATGCCGTCACGATCGCACCCAAGGTCGGCGGTTACGTCGAGGAAGTGCTGGTCAGCGAGAACCAGGACGTGCAGCAGGGCCAGCCGCTGGTGCGCATCGATCCGCGCGACTACCGCGCCCAGACCGAGCAGTTCGAGGCCCAGATCGCGATCGCCAAGGCCAACGCCGACACGGTGCGCGCCCAGATCGCCGAGCAGGAGTCGGCGGTGGCCGAGGCGCGCGCCCAGCTGGCCGCGGCCCAGGCCAACGCCAGCTACGCCGCCGGCGAGGCGCAGCGCTACGCGCCGCTGGTGGCGATCGGCGCCGAAACCGCCGAGCAGCTGGCGACCCGGCGCAACCAGGCCAAGCAGAGCGCGGATCAGGTCAAGACCGCGCGCGCCGCGCTGGCCAGCGCCGAGAAACGCATCAACACCTTGCACGCCCAGGTGCGCCAGGCCGAAGCCCAGGGCGGCACCGCCGCCGCGCAGCTGAAGGCGGCCGAAGTCAACCTGCAGTCGACCACGCTCACCGCCAGCATCGCCGGACGCATCGGCGACTCCACCGTGCGCGTCGGCCAGTTCGTGCAGCCGGGCGCGCGGCTGATGACGCTGGTGCCGGTCGGCCGCCTGTACATCGAAGCCAACTTCAAGGAAACCCAGATCGGCCTGATGCGGGTCGGCCAGCCGGCCCAGATCAAGGTCGACGCCCTGCCCGGCGCGAAGCTGCGCGGCCACGTCCAGAGCGTGGCGCCCGGCACCGGCGCCCAGTTCTCGCTGCTGCCGCCGCAGAACGCGACCGGCAACTTCACCAAGATCGTCCAGCGCGTGCCGGTGCGCATCGCCCTGGAAGCCGATCCGGACGTGCGCGCGATCCTGGTGCCGGGCCTGTCGGTCAAGGTCGAGGTCGAGACCAAGGCCGCCAAGGACGCCGTCGACGACCTGAAGGACCGCCAGAAGGACGAGTCCAAGCAGATCAAGAAGGGCGGCGAGCAGCAGCAGAAGGACCAGGAAAACCGCCAGCCGGATGCCCAGCAGCGCCAGCAGATCGAGCAGCAGCGCGCCCGCCGGCAAGCCCAGGGAGGCCAGTGA
- the paoA gene encoding aldehyde dehydrogenase iron-sulfur subunit PaoA, which produces MDNPSPINQTRRDVLITGALAAGTAALPVGAGAQVNNQPMVAGADSASTPAPVTSKVTLKVNGQAHEMNLDTRTTLLDALREHLQLTGTKKGCDQGQCGACTVIVDGRRINSCLSLAVMHDGAEVTTIEGLGQPGHLHPMQAAFVKHDGYQCGYCTPGQICSSVAVLDEIAKGIPSYVTGDLTAKPLLSIDELRERMSGNICRCGAYSNIMEAINEVAGGHVKGAKA; this is translated from the coding sequence ATGGATAACCCCAGCCCAATCAACCAGACCCGGCGCGACGTGCTGATCACCGGCGCCCTGGCAGCCGGCACGGCGGCCTTGCCGGTCGGTGCCGGTGCGCAGGTCAACAACCAGCCGATGGTGGCGGGCGCCGACAGCGCCAGCACGCCGGCGCCGGTAACGTCGAAAGTGACCCTGAAAGTCAACGGCCAGGCGCACGAGATGAACCTGGATACCCGCACCACGCTGCTCGACGCGCTGCGCGAGCACCTGCAGCTGACCGGCACCAAGAAAGGCTGCGACCAGGGCCAGTGCGGCGCCTGCACCGTGATCGTCGACGGCCGCCGCATCAATTCCTGCCTGTCGCTGGCGGTCATGCACGACGGCGCCGAGGTGACCACGATCGAAGGCCTGGGCCAGCCGGGCCACCTGCACCCGATGCAGGCGGCCTTCGTCAAGCACGACGGCTACCAGTGCGGCTACTGCACCCCGGGCCAGATCTGCTCGTCGGTTGCGGTGCTGGACGAGATCGCCAAGGGCATCCCGAGCTACGTGACCGGCGACCTGACGGCCAAGCCGCTGCTGTCGATCGACGAGCTGCGCGAGCGCATGAGCGGCAACATCTGCCGCTGCGGCGCCTATTCGAACATCATGGAGGCGATCAACGAAGTCGCCGGTGGCCATGTGAAAGGAGCCAAGGCATGA
- a CDS encoding xanthine dehydrogenase family protein subunit M encodes MKAFTYQRAKTPAEAAQAAAQHPGSRFIAGGTNLLDLMKLEIETPPHLVDVNGLGLDKIEPTQDGGLRVGALVRNTDLAADPRVRRDYGVLSRALLGGASGQLRNKATTAGNLLQRTRCPYFYDTNQACNKRLPGSGCSAIGGYTRPLGIVGISEKCIATHPSDMAVAMMLLDAQVETVSPNGAARVIPIADFYRLPGNTPHIENNLQPGELITAVTLPKPLGGKHFYHKVRDRSSYAFALISVAAVVQPDGTGRVALGGVAHRPWRIAAADAQLPNGGKAVTAVLLADARTTNDNGFKVPLVQRTIDAVLSEAKQAKQGNPSKRA; translated from the coding sequence ATGAAGGCCTTCACTTATCAACGCGCCAAGACCCCGGCCGAAGCGGCGCAGGCTGCCGCGCAGCACCCGGGCAGCCGCTTCATCGCCGGCGGCACCAACCTGCTCGACCTGATGAAGCTGGAGATCGAGACGCCGCCGCACCTGGTCGACGTGAACGGTCTGGGCCTGGACAAGATCGAGCCGACGCAGGACGGCGGCCTGCGCGTCGGCGCCCTGGTGCGCAACACGGACCTGGCGGCCGACCCGCGCGTGCGGCGCGACTACGGCGTGCTGTCGCGCGCGCTGCTGGGCGGCGCCTCGGGCCAGCTGCGCAACAAGGCGACCACCGCCGGCAACCTGCTGCAGCGCACGCGCTGCCCGTACTTCTACGACACCAACCAGGCCTGCAACAAGCGCCTGCCGGGCAGCGGCTGCTCGGCGATCGGCGGCTACACGCGCCCGCTCGGCATCGTCGGCATCAGCGAGAAGTGCATCGCCACCCATCCGAGCGACATGGCGGTGGCCATGATGCTGCTGGATGCGCAAGTGGAGACGGTGTCGCCCAACGGCGCGGCGCGCGTGATCCCGATCGCCGATTTCTATCGCCTGCCGGGCAACACCCCGCACATCGAGAACAACCTGCAGCCCGGTGAACTGATCACCGCGGTCACGTTGCCGAAGCCCCTGGGCGGCAAGCACTTCTATCACAAGGTACGCGACCGCTCGTCGTACGCGTTCGCCCTGATCTCGGTCGCGGCGGTGGTGCAGCCGGACGGCACCGGCCGCGTGGCCCTGGGCGGCGTGGCGCACCGGCCATGGCGCATCGCGGCCGCCGACGCCCAGCTGCCCAACGGCGGCAAGGCCGTCACGGCGGTTCTGCTGGCCGACGCCCGCACCACCAACGACAACGGTTTCAAGGTCCCGCTGGTGCAGCGGACCATCGACGCCGTGCTGAGTGAAGCAAAGCAAGCCAAGCAAGGCAACCCATCCAAGCGGGCTTGA
- a CDS encoding DUF2145 domain-containing protein, producing MRALLLCVLLAAAPARAGQGCGDDALSVDAVRQSMALAQRSAAALEDSGARVALIARAGQDLSKYQVEYSHMAIAVRDHPAGRWRVVHELNECGSDRSALFVEGLGNFFLTDLYRYRAQIVIPGPALQERLLQRMTPSAERRLHEPHYNMLSYVYSTRYQNSNQWLLEMLAAASAAPGQVETRREAQAWLQGIGYRPRTVEVGALERLGARMFRANVAFDDHPFARRMAGHIDTVTVDAVLRLVQRLDPQARVLVLD from the coding sequence TTGCGCGCCCTGCTCCTGTGCGTCCTGCTCGCCGCCGCGCCGGCCCGCGCCGGCCAGGGCTGCGGCGATGACGCGCTGAGCGTCGACGCGGTGCGCCAGTCGATGGCGCTGGCCCAGCGCAGCGCCGCCGCGCTCGAGGACAGCGGTGCGCGCGTGGCCCTGATCGCGCGCGCCGGCCAGGACCTGAGCAAATACCAGGTCGAGTATTCGCACATGGCAATCGCGGTGCGCGACCACCCGGCCGGGCGCTGGCGCGTCGTACATGAACTCAACGAATGCGGCAGCGACCGCTCGGCGCTGTTCGTCGAAGGCCTGGGCAATTTTTTCCTGACCGACCTGTACCGCTACCGCGCCCAGATCGTGATCCCCGGTCCGGCGCTGCAGGAGCGCCTGCTGCAGCGCATGACCCCCTCGGCCGAGCGCCGCCTGCACGAGCCGCACTACAACATGCTGTCTTATGTTTACTCGACCCGCTACCAGAACTCGAACCAGTGGCTGCTCGAGATGCTGGCCGCCGCCAGCGCGGCGCCCGGCCAGGTCGAGACACGGCGCGAAGCCCAGGCCTGGCTGCAGGGCATCGGCTACCGCCCGCGCACGGTCGAGGTCGGTGCGCTGGAGCGCCTGGGCGCGCGCATGTTCCGCGCCAACGTCGCCTTCGACGACCACCCGTTCGCGCGGCGCATGGCCGGCCACATCGACACGGTGACGGTCGACGCCGTGCTGCGGCTGGTCCAGCGGCTCGACCCGCAGGCCAGGGTGCTGGTGCTCGACTAG
- a CDS encoding TetR/AcrR family transcriptional regulator, translating into MAAGNHSPTASALDLEHPSHPRKLRAHGVQARERILLGALRLFVARGYASTPVRDIAHDAGVNIAAIAYYFGDKAGLYRAALYEPMQGEDAAPAFDAPGPDLRAALARYLRHCLQPLSQGEASLLSVRLRFREAVEPTGMLDHERASKAELHRRLVALLARHAGVQPDPELEALAFSIFALVAYPYFGRDRVKAACPALFDAPDALESWVGRLADYAHAMAAADARRRTPSTIQRHDQES; encoded by the coding sequence ATGGCCGCTGGGAATCATTCGCCGACCGCGTCAGCGCTCGACCTGGAGCATCCGTCCCATCCGCGCAAGCTGCGCGCGCATGGCGTGCAGGCGCGCGAGCGTATCCTGCTCGGGGCGCTGCGCCTGTTCGTGGCGCGCGGCTACGCCAGCACGCCGGTGCGCGACATCGCCCACGATGCCGGCGTCAATATCGCGGCCATCGCCTACTACTTCGGCGACAAGGCCGGGCTGTACCGCGCCGCCCTGTACGAGCCGATGCAGGGTGAAGATGCCGCCCCTGCCTTCGACGCGCCCGGCCCGGACCTGCGCGCGGCCCTGGCGCGCTACCTGCGCCATTGCCTGCAGCCCCTCAGCCAGGGCGAAGCCAGCCTGCTGAGCGTGCGCCTGCGCTTTCGCGAAGCAGTCGAGCCGACCGGCATGCTGGACCACGAACGCGCCAGCAAGGCCGAGCTGCACCGGCGCCTGGTCGCGCTGCTGGCGCGTCACGCCGGGGTCCAGCCCGACCCCGAGCTCGAAGCGCTCGCCTTCTCGATTTTCGCACTGGTCGCCTACCCCTACTTCGGGCGCGACCGCGTCAAAGCCGCCTGCCCCGCCCTGTTCGACGCGCCCGACGCGCTCGAGTCCTGGGTCGGCCGGCTGGCCGATTATGCCCATGCCATGGCGGCCGCCGATGCGCGCCGCCGCACCCCTTCCACCATCCAACGACACGACCAGGAAAGCTAG